gttctgccttattattatttgaccatgctggtcatttatgaacatttgaacatcttggtcattttctgttataatctctacccggcacagccagaagaggactggccaccccacatagcccggttcctctctaggtttcttcctaggttttggcctttctagggagtttttcctagccaccgtgcttttacacctgcattgtttgctgtttggggttttaggctgggtttctgtacagcactttgagatatcagctgatgtacgaagggctatataaatacatttgatttgatttgatttgatcagcatTGTAGAtattccacaatactaatctaattgacagagtaaaaataaggaagcctgtacagaactttgtcttgaatacaaagtgttatgtttggggcaaatacaacacatcactgagtgacaacacatcacacatcactgtATTTGTGTTTTCAAgcttggtggtggctgcatcatgttatggttcTGCAAGGCCAACCAGGCAGACAAACAAGGCCGGCCAACCAGGCAAACAAACAAGGCCAGCCAACCAGGCAGACAAACAAGGCCAGCCAACCAGGCAGACAAACAAGGCCAGCCAACCAGGCAGACAAACAAGGCCAGCCAACCAGGCAGACAAACAAGGCCAGCCAACCAGGCAGACAAACAAGGCCAGCCAACCAGGCAGACAAACAaggccagccaaccagccagcatTTAACATTGTTACCTACTATTGTATGTTTTGTCTTCTATGTAGATGGTGGGCATCGGGACCGCTGAGGTCAACCTGGACAAGTTCCAACACAGTTTTTGCAGTATGCTGGGGATGGACGAGGACAGCTGGGGACTTTCCTACACAGGTGAGGAAGTGACACATAAATGTTATGAATAGGCATGCCTTATGGATATGACGTTTCATACATAGTAATTCACTCATTTGCCTCCGGTTTTTATTCATTTCCTATTCAAGGTATGCTTCAGCACAAAGGGGACAAGGTGAATTTCTCGTCCCGTTTTGGCCAAGGCTCCATCATAGGGCTGCACCTTGACACGTGGCATGGAACCCTTACCTTCTATAAGAACCGCCGCTGTATAGGTGAGGGACGCCTTGAttcaaactatactgaacaaaaatataaacaccaaATGTAAAGGGTTCACCCCATGTTTCAGGATTttaaaataaaagatccctgacattttccatacgcacaaatttgtttacatcccagttagtgagcatttctcatttgccaagataatccatccactagacaggtgtggcatatcaagaagctgacaaaacagcatgatcattacacaggtgcatcttgtgctgtggagaataaaaggccactctgaaatgtgcagttttgtcacatgacacattgccacagatgtctcaagttgcgggagcgtgcaattggactgctgactgcaggaatttccaccagagctgttcccagagaattgaatgttcatttctctcatcgttttagagaaattggtagtacgtccaaccggcctcacaacagcagaccacatgtaaacacatgccagctcaggacctccacatccggcttcttcacctgcgggatggtctgagaccagccacccagacagctgatgaaactgtgggtttgcgcAACCAAAGAAATtctacacaaactgtcagaaaccgtctcagggaagctcatctgggtgcttgtcgtcctcaccaggttCTTGACCTGACCTTGACCTGTGGCGTGTGGGCGAGCGGATTTCTGCCGTCAAagatgtgaacagagtgccccatggtggcagtggggttatggtattgtcgtgccattcttccaccaccatcacctcaagtttcaggatctgtacacaattcctggaagctgaaaatggcctgcatactcaccagacatgtcacccattgaacatgtttgggatgcaCTGGATCTTTGTGTAAaatagcgtgttccagttcccgcaaacatccagcaacttcgcacagccattgaagaggagtgggacaacattccaccggccacaatcaacagcctgatcaactctatgtgaaggagatgtgtcgcgctgcatgaggcaaatggtggtcacaccagatgctgactggttttctgattcacgcacctaccttatatatatataaaaaccaacagatgcatatctgtatccccaatcatgtgaaatccatagattaaggcctaatcaatgtatttcaattgactgatttccttttatgaacagtatatttttgttcactttAGATTGTTCAGATGGCTGACGTATCCTACCTCAACTGTAAGGGTAACATTTGCTCTCTCAGATTTACATGTGACCATGTGCCTAATGTCTCggtctcttcccttcccttcttcctGTTCCTCAGGTGTGGCCGCCACCAGGCTGCAGAATAAGAAGTTCTACCCTGTGGTGTGCTCCACTGCAGCCAAGAGCAGTATGAAGGTGATCCGGTCCTGCTACACGCCCACCTCCCTGCAGtacctctcttgctctcgcttGCGCCAGCAGCGGCCCGACTGCCCTGACATCCTGAACGTGCTGCCCCTGCCCCCGAGCCTGCGCCACCTCCTCCACAATCAGCTTGGCTGGGTGTTCACCCTCAGTAACGGCGCCCCCGAGCAGTCTGAGGACTTGATGGAGGACTTGAATGAAGACTTCTTTGATGACTTTGCAGTGGAGTTGCCTGATGACTTGCCTGAGGAGTCTAGTCCATGCCCGAGCCCCTGTCTCAGCCAGGTGCCCACCCTAAGTGCCTGCTCCTTCCCTAGCCCTGTACCCAACCATGCCAATGCCCCTGCCTCCTCTCGTCCAGTTCCCAGCCCTGCCTCTCCCTGTGCCCCTGCCTCCTCTCGTCCAGTTCCCAGCCCTGCCTCTCCCTGTGCCCCTGCCTCCTCTCGTCCAGTTCCCAGCCCTGCCTCTCCCTGTGCCCCTGCCTCCTCTCGTCCAGTTCCCAGCCCTGCCTCTCCCTGTGCCCCTGCCTCCTCTCGTCCAGTTCCCAGCCCTGCATCTCCCTGTGGCCCTGCCTCTCCCTGTGCCCCTGCCTCCTCTCGTCCAGTTCCCAGCCCTGCATCTCCCCGtgcccctgcctcctctccctgtgcCCCTGCCTCCTCTCGTCCAGTTCCCAGCCCTGCATCTCCCTGtgcccctgcctctccctgtgcCCCTGCCTCCTCTCGTCCAGTTCCCAGCCCTGCATCTCCCTGTGCCCCTGCCTCCTCTCGTCCAGTTCCCAGCCCTGCCTCTCCCTGTGCCCCTGCCTGCCCACCCTTCCAGGGAGCAACTCAGACAGTGAGGACATGACTTTTCTTTTCAAATATCCACTCAGAAATGTTAGATAAAGTTGGCACTTTATCTCTTCTGAACCTTTCTATAAATGCCATTACCATCTACTTGTGGAAAAGTCCACAAGAGTGGAAGAGTTTTATCTTAGCTCAGATTTCTAAGCACTTTAAGACTTTCTGAGTGGAATGCTCGCTCACCCTCGAGACTGTCCTTCCAAACTCTCCCCAGTTTGCCTGGCTGAAGGGAAGGGGAAGACAGCCACCCCGGATATCCACTACCCCGGTCAAGTCAGATGACTTAGTTCTAAATCTAATGTTATCTACTGTATGTACACTCCCTATACTGAATGATTggatcccttgataaagatgagcaaaaaagacactataaaatataatacaaatacTGTGCTATATTGTATGCTACACTTATTTTTTACTAATACTTTTGCTCAGAGAAAGATTATATTTAACAAGTAATAAAAAAACTCTAATAGATAGCAGTCAAAATGATTGGATCCTGTTTTCCATGCTGAATCTTTCCAAGATCCTTGATATCCTCCGTCTGCGCTTATGCACTGCTCTCTTCAACTCAAAGCACAGGTTTTCAATGAGGTTCAATTCCGGAGACTGAGACGGCCATTGAAAAATGCGTGCTTGGGCTTATTGTCTTGCCGGAAGATCCACTTgcagccaagtttcagcctcctgacaGAGGGAACCAGTTTTTTGGAggggctaaaatgtcctggtacttgataaagttcatgatgctgttgaccttaacaaggactCCAGGACCAGTGGATGCAAAATAGCTCCATaacaaagatccaccaccatattttacagtagggatGAGGTATTTTCTGCATATGCATTGTTCTTTTGAAAGTCAAACCCACCGTGGTTGTGCGTGGCCAAAGACCTCTATTTTTGTGTCAGGTGACCATTATAGCACTGggtccaatccaagtgccaatgccatTTAGCTGAATCCAGgaggtgctatggtcagatgataTGAAAATAGGTAtttggcccacacacacacacaccaatggtgGGTTTGGCCTTCGAAAGAACAATGCCGACATACAATTAACATTATCTAAGTGTTTTATACTGCACATTGGTGGCCATGTTCTCTAATAGCGCTTTGCTCTCCATGTTTTTCTGATATTTTGCAGTTTATCTGACTCGTGCTTTACTTATAGTAGCTTATAGTCACCAAGTAAGATGTTTTTCTTTTCTTGCCAATTTGTATAACCTTTCATGCTGAACGCAAATGAATAGTAAAAAAATTAATGTAAAACAAACATTGTGTGTTAAACATTTAATCGTAATTTACTATTTTTTCATATACAAATATATTGCCATTCTCTCTTAAATATACAAAGTGCTACAGTACTACACTTCACTCATTTTGATGATCACCCCATGTCCAACCAAGGCCATAACTTTAACTTATGTAAACGTAAAAGTTCTGCATGTATTCAAGTGGTTAGAAAAGTTGTACACCCAAACCCAAACTGACCCCAGGCCTGAGGCACTTAGAATGATCAATTCGCTCAGGTCTATCTAAGGTGAAAGATGGAGTTCCACAGGGTTTGGTCCTTAGGCCATTATTGTTCTGATATGCTCCATCCAGCCCATCAAAGTGCAAGAAATATTTCTAATACTGTTGATGCCTAGACCTACACAACATGCCAAAGGGACAATTAGGAATTCATTAGGTATCAATTAGTTACAGTGACGCCAGAATGGTCAACTAGTCCAGGACCAGCTGGGGGTTttgagctgtgagggaacggtaGACTCTGGCTGAGATTTCAGGTCCGATgcgtctctccttccctccagtcTTCACTAGTAGGCCTGCCAGCagccccctcttctcttcctcagaCTCTAAGCTACTGTAGGCCTGAAGGTGAAAAATTAAACAAGTAAACTATCCACATTCAAGACAGACCTGTGTCAAATATAGATTGACATACttttatactgtatgtatttaattTATGCAGTTTGTTGATGTCATGTCAGTGATGTGGCCATGTCATACGCCAAACAAATTTCAACCTGATCCCAAAGAAAACCCATAACTTCTGGTCATCTACTGTACCAACCTCCTATAGTTGTTTTGCCCTTATATGCAATGAAAGTCAACCCATTATATAAGAGCCATATAAATTATTGGTAATGCTAAACATATAGCCTGCAGGTATAGGCCATTGTGGTACATTTATAATGAATTGTAGGACTTACATTGGTCATAAATGCTTATGTTATGTCAATGATCCTGACTAAACAGACACGTAGATCGATTCCTACCTGCAGTAGTATCTGCGGTGAGGGGTAGGCTGTGGTCAAAGTGGAGGCCACTGCAGGGCTGACCCTATTGAGCTGTGTGATCTGCCTGTTCCACACCTCGCCCAGCCCAGCTCCATCCCGCTCCACACGCACCCCACTGGCCCATGAGCCATCCACACAGAACGGCAACTCGCACCGCTCCGTCAGCAGTCTGCAGTGGCGTGGAAAGGCGTGACCACAGTTTAAAGATTGTGCTCTACAGCAATGGACTGCTCACCAAGCCTTGTCAACCCTGGACAGCTACAGGGTTTGCAGGATTAAGTTTCAGCCTAGCTCAAACACACATTATAATCATGAAATCATGAAGTCGATCTGTATCTCAGGTTTGGTACTGCTGGGCAGGAGCAAAAGCCTGCATGCTTTGTAGTTTCCCCACTGTATCCAGCACAAAAGTTGGTTACCAGACTTAGTGTTTAATCACAGTAAAGAAAGTAAGCTAGCGGTGCTCAAAGCCTGTCCTCATGGCATGGCAGTAAATTAATTCCAACTGATAAGATTCCTAACTGGAATAATTCTTAATGATGTGGAATATGAAGAGTTCACTGGGTTCATACTTGTAGGGCCGTTTGGACAGGGCCTTGGTGACGGCGCACACGTGGTCTGTGACATCCTGCCAGCCGTCCAGGAAGAACACAGTAATGTTCCGGTACAGTTGCAGGAAAACCAATACCTGAGGACAGATGAAGACACGTTAGGTGAACACCATCGAGCATCATGACACGATGGGTAGGAACCGTTCGAGGAGCCAAGTACAAAAAGCAGCTTGAAATGGTTCATTTCTGCACGACACTGGAAACGGCAAAACCAGCCGCTACAAATGCACGTgttgaggagagaagagagatcgtATAGTATATCAGAAAGAGACCTTACCTCCTCAATGTCCAGATCCTCCATTCCCAACTGAGATCTTTGGCTCAACTCAGGTACATCCCATGTCCCAGTCCTGGTGACAGACCGACATA
The sequence above is drawn from the Oncorhynchus gorbuscha isolate QuinsamMale2020 ecotype Even-year linkage group LG11, OgorEven_v1.0, whole genome shotgun sequence genome and encodes:
- the spsb3b gene encoding SPRY domain-containing SOCS box protein 3, encoding MLRRSRNSRAPHYVWSDIRRDIDAVVLGNDREEWGNEHTQISDSDSEVDYLAVTPEVTDVVPDTVPVTGESYCHCDAQEETSPGALLQGFQPLNDCLCGEEDQGFDWVWDEGVKSNAALLSCDNRKVSFHAEYSCGTAAIRGTKELTDGQYFWEIKMTSPVYGTDMMVGIGTAEVNLDKFQHSFCSMLGMDEDSWGLSYTGMLQHKGDKVNFSSRFGQGSIIGLHLDTWHGTLTFYKNRRCIGVAATRLQNKKFYPVVCSTAAKSSMKVIRSCYTPTSLQYLSCSRLRQQRPDCPDILNVLPLPPSLRHLLHNQLGWVFTLSNGAPEQSEDLMEDLNEDFFDDFAVELPDDLPEESSPCPSPCLSQVPTLSACSFPSPVPNHANAPASSRPVPSPASPCAPASSRPVPSPASPCAPASSRPVPSPASPCAPASSRPVPSPASPCAPASPCAPASPCAPASSRPVPSPASPCAPASSRPVPSPASPCAPACPPFQGATQTVRT